In one Lolium rigidum isolate FL_2022 chromosome 3, APGP_CSIRO_Lrig_0.1, whole genome shotgun sequence genomic region, the following are encoded:
- the LOC124700448 gene encoding probable indole-3-pyruvate monooxygenase YUCCA10 encodes MENVVVLIVGAGPAGLATAACLTQFSIPYVIVEREDCSASLWRNRAYDRLKLHLAKEFCELPHMSYPPDAPTYIPKSLFLKYLDEYMKRFNIQPKYLTSVESSKYDDDKKYWSIVARDMVEGTTINFIAKFLVVASGENSAENIPEIPELHSFPGEAIHSSRYKSGKNFSGKSVLVIGSGNSGMEIAYDLATHGANTSIVIRSPIHVMTKELIRLGMTLAQHLPLNLVDSLLVMATKYIFGDLSRHGIRMPKMGPMTLKSKTGRSAVIDVGTIGLIKRGIIQVEGSIIKIMGNIVKFQSGNELPFDAIVFATGYKSTANMWLKNGESMLNDNGLPTKEYPNHWKGENRLYCAGLARRGLAGIAADAKNIADDIKSVIRSMCG; translated from the exons ATGGAGAATGTCGTCGTGTTGATTGTTGGCGCTGGTCCAGCAGGCCTCGCAACAGCAGCGTGCCTAACCCAATTCTCCATTCCTTACGTCATCGTCGAGCGTGAGGACTGCAGCGCGTCACTTTGGCGCAACCGCGCATACGACCGCTTGAAGCTGCATCTCGCAAAGGAGTTCTGTGAGTTACCACACATGTCATATCCACCAGATGCACCAACATACATACCAAAATCCCTGTTTCTGAAGTACTTGGATGAATATATGAAGCGTTTCAATATTCAACCAAAGTATCTCACTAGCGTGGAGTCATCCAAATACGACGACGATAAGAAGTATTGGTCCATTGTGGCTCGTGACATGGTGGAGGGCACAACAATAAATTTTATTGCAAAGTTCCTTGTTGTGGCGAGTGGTGAGAATAGTGCAGAGAATATTCCTGAGATCCCTGAACTTCACAGTTTTCCGGGTGAGGCCATCCACTCGTCAAGATACAAGTCAGGCAAGAACTTCTCAGGTAAGAGCGTGTTGGTCATTGGATCTGGAAACTCTGGGATGGAAATCGCTTACGACCTTGCGACACATGGTGCCAATACTTCGATTGTTATACGAAGTCCG ATTCATGTAATGACAAAGGAACTAATCCGGTTGGGGATGACACTAGCCCAGCATCTTCCCCTGAATCTAGTGGATAGCCTCCTTGTTATGGCGACAAAATACATATTTGGGGACCTATCAAGGCATGGCATCAGAATGCCAAAAATGGGTCCAATGACCCTCAAGTCAAAAACTGGCCGATCTGCTGTGATTGATGTTGGCACTATCGGGTTAATAAAAAGAGGCATCATCCAA GTTGAAGGAAGCATTATTAAGATCATGGGCAACATAGTAAAATTTCAATCTGGGAATGAACTCccatttgatgcaattgtgtttgcaaCTGGGTACAAGAGCACAGCAAATATGTGGCTCAAG AATGGTGAGAGCATGTTAAATGACAATGGACTACCAACCAAAGAATATCCAAATCACTGGAAAGGTGAAAATAGACTCTACTGTGCTGGGTTGGCAAGGAGAGGATTGGCTGGTATTGCTGCAGATGCTAAGAATATCGCTGATGACATTAAATCTGTTATACGCTCTATGTGCGGCTAA